From Acidimicrobiales bacterium, one genomic window encodes:
- a CDS encoding peroxiredoxin, with product MNEGDIIDDFELLDQHGASVRLSSLVAEGPIVLFFYPKAMTPGUTKESCHFRDLQSEFSELGAQRVGISADPVDRQKEFDDKNSLGFPLLSDPDREVAKAFGVKRMGPLPSKRATFVIDTDRRLVRAIRSETNMLTHADEALEALRAR from the coding sequence ATGAACGAGGGCGACATCATCGACGACTTCGAGCTCCTCGATCAGCACGGGGCGTCGGTGCGGCTCAGCAGCCTCGTCGCCGAAGGGCCGATCGTGCTGTTCTTCTACCCGAAGGCCATGACCCCCGGTTGAACGAAGGAAAGCTGCCATTTTCGCGACCTGCAGTCGGAGTTCTCGGAACTCGGAGCGCAGCGAGTGGGAATCAGCGCTGATCCGGTGGATCGGCAGAAGGAATTCGACGACAAGAACTCACTGGGCTTCCCGTTGCTGTCCGACCCGGACCGCGAGGTGGCGAAGGCGTTCGGTGTGAAGCGGATGGGCCCGCTGCCGTCGAAGCGGGCCACGTTCGTGATCGACACGGACCGGCGACTCGTGCGGGCCATCCGCAGTGAGACCAACATGCTCACCCACGCCGACGAGGCGCTCGAGGCCCTCCGGGCGCGCTGA
- a CDS encoding MmcQ/YjbR family DNA-binding protein: MADQFDEVRAIALSLPETNERVSHGMPTFFIRDKKVFVSCVDDHHGDGIFGIWVGAAPGVQHELVTQEPHRFYVPPYVGHRGWVGVRLDVDVDLAELREIITDSYRLVAPKTLVNTLDGR, encoded by the coding sequence ATGGCCGACCAGTTCGACGAGGTGAGGGCGATCGCACTGTCGCTCCCGGAGACCAACGAGCGGGTGAGCCATGGCATGCCGACGTTCTTCATTCGCGACAAGAAGGTCTTCGTGTCGTGCGTCGACGACCACCACGGCGACGGCATCTTCGGAATCTGGGTCGGCGCCGCACCCGGTGTGCAGCACGAACTCGTGACCCAGGAGCCGCACCGCTTCTACGTGCCGCCCTATGTCGGACATCGCGGTTGGGTCGGCGTGCGACTCGACGTCGACGTCGATCTCGCTGAGCTGCGCGAGATCATCACGGACTCCTACCGGCTCGTTGCACCGAAGACGCTGGTGAACACGCTGGACGGGCGATGA
- a CDS encoding bifunctional o-acetylhomoserine/o-acetylserine sulfhydrylase produces the protein MSDQWGFETRQIHAGQEPDPTTGARAVPIYQTTAYAFRDADHAANLFALSEIGNIYTRIMNPTQAVVEARLQSLEGGTDTAVGIPGALMTASGQAAEMLAILNLAESGDHIVAAAALYGGTYNLLHHTLPKMGITCTFVNDPDDESEWNAAVKDNTKAFYCESIGNPKNNVVDIRKIADVAHSHSVPLIVDNTVATPFLIRPIEHGADIVVHSATKFIGGHGTAIAGAIVDGGTFDFGASGKHPMFTEPDPSYHGLAYWPGLGKGSYIIKARVQLLRDLGPAISPFNAFLLLQGLETLSLRMERHFANAQKVAEYLDAHEQVESVAYAGLPSSPWHEIATSLGGGIGYGSVPAFTIKGGLEAGKKFVEALELHSHLANIGDVRSLVIQPAATTHSQLTPEEQESTGVAPGLVRLSVGLESIDDIIADLDKGFAAAQ, from the coding sequence ATGAGCGACCAATGGGGTTTCGAAACCCGTCAGATCCATGCCGGCCAGGAGCCTGATCCCACCACCGGGGCACGGGCCGTCCCGATCTATCAGACCACCGCCTACGCGTTCCGCGACGCCGACCATGCCGCCAACCTCTTCGCGCTCTCCGAGATCGGCAACATCTACACCCGCATCATGAACCCGACCCAGGCCGTGGTCGAGGCCCGCCTCCAGTCGCTCGAAGGTGGCACCGACACGGCCGTCGGCATCCCCGGCGCGCTGATGACGGCATCGGGTCAGGCGGCCGAGATGCTGGCGATCCTCAACCTCGCCGAGTCGGGCGACCACATCGTCGCCGCCGCCGCCCTCTACGGCGGCACCTACAACCTCCTGCACCACACGCTTCCGAAGATGGGCATCACCTGCACCTTCGTCAACGACCCCGACGACGAATCCGAGTGGAACGCGGCGGTGAAGGACAACACCAAGGCCTTCTACTGCGAGTCGATCGGCAACCCGAAGAACAATGTCGTCGACATCCGCAAGATCGCCGATGTCGCCCACAGCCACAGCGTGCCGCTGATCGTCGACAACACCGTCGCCACCCCGTTCCTCATCCGCCCGATCGAGCACGGCGCCGACATCGTCGTCCATTCCGCCACGAAGTTCATCGGCGGTCACGGCACCGCGATCGCCGGCGCGATCGTCGATGGCGGCACGTTCGATTTCGGTGCCTCCGGCAAGCACCCGATGTTCACCGAGCCCGACCCGAGCTACCACGGCCTCGCCTACTGGCCCGGCCTCGGCAAGGGGTCCTACATCATCAAGGCCCGCGTGCAGCTGTTGCGCGATCTCGGCCCGGCAATCTCGCCGTTCAACGCGTTCCTGTTGCTGCAGGGCCTCGAGACGCTGAGCCTGCGCATGGAGCGTCACTTCGCCAACGCACAGAAGGTGGCGGAGTACCTCGACGCCCACGAGCAGGTCGAATCGGTCGCCTACGCCGGTCTTCCCTCCTCGCCGTGGCACGAGATCGCCACCTCGCTCGGTGGGGGCATCGGCTACGGATCCGTGCCCGCGTTCACCATCAAGGGTGGTCTCGAGGCCGGCAAGAAGTTCGTCGAAGCGCTCGAACTCCACAGCCACCTCGCCAACATCGGCGACGTGCGGTCGCTCGTGATCCAGCCGGCGGCCACCACCCATTCGCAGCTGACCCCCGAGGAGCAGGAGTCGACCGGTGTCGCCCCGGGCCTCGTGCGTCTGTCGGTGGGCCTCGAGTCGATCGACGACATCATCGCCGATCTCGACAAGGGCTTCGCCGCCGCTCAGTAG